TGGCCATGGTATATTGGCTAGGTATGAGATCCACAGGCAAGAAATGCTTTGATAGATTGCTACGCACACGTTCTGATAGCTTAAAACTTTGGAACAAGTGGCTGTTTAGGATCTCGAGTGGGTTGGTCCTCTTTAAGGGACATGAAGGATGAGTCTTGGAAccaactggaaaaaaaaaaaatccagccaTTACCTTATATAATGAAGCAAGCTAAGTCAAGAAAAAACCATTAATTTGGTGGAAAGAAAGTGTGGAGGTATAGTTGACTTAAGAGCTGATTGCCACTTTTCTGGTAGATGTCATTAGCTCTCTACATGTTGCCAAATTTAGAGCTTGAACTGTGGGACAGAGGCATAAGTGTACTAGGAGAGGATTAATATATTGCAACCCACTTTTAGGTCCTTATAGTCAATGCAGAATACAGGATACTTGTTTCTGTTAGAGATTTTTAAAGATGTATCTGTTTCAGGCCCTTATGGTCAATGCAGAATATAGGGTACTTGTTtctcttgaatatttttaaagatgTATCTGTGTCACTTCTTCTTCGAGCTTGTTCTTGGGTTTTCATGGCACGTTGATTGTCTGTGTCATGTGTGCATCTACACCTAATAGTGTGCACCGGTTTGCGTTTTATGAAGTTCAATTTGCTATATTTGGTATTCATTAGCTTGTATTTCAGTTGATTTGGCATACCTGATAAATTTTTTGATGGCTGAGGTGATTTCGATGAAGGATTCTGTAACGGTGGTCACGATCTATGCATGAGAACTaggaaactttaaaaaatttaggtagGAAACAATTTTTGGATAGAACTTTTTCAGAAGTCCATCCTTGAGGATGGAAGAGGGTGGGCAAATTTATGTCGTGAATCTTGTGATGTACTGTGGGTCCTTCAATGCCTTTCTGCATTTGTGATAATGCTTTCAAACTATGTGCTGGGTAGGATCCTAGAGAGGAAGTCATTCAAGCATGGTATATGGATGACAGCAATGAAGACCAAAGACTTCCACATCACCGTGAACCTAAGGAATTTGTTTCCTTGAAGCAGCTTGATGGTATGCATTCTGAGGAAGCACTGCTGTAAGATAcaatgaacaatttggttttCCAAGTCATTAGGAGCTGTCATGTTCTTGCAGAACTTGGCGTTCTCAGCTGGCGATTGGATGCTGACAACTATGAAACTGATGAGGAGTTGAAGAAAATCCGTGAGGAACGTGGATACTCCTATATGGTATGTGGTGAATTATCCTATTCAATTCATAATTTTATGCCGCATTTTCACTGGCTTGGTAGATTTTAATTGCTTCGGGATAAAATTAATGCCATGGAGCTAGATCTGCGTCATGATTGTACGTTCCATGCTTGTTTAATTTATCCTTTGGTGAATGGAGTTTGAAAATTTATCAGACAATGTAATTGTTAAGTAAAAACGCTTACATGTTTTAAAGAGACTGATGTCTATTTTCTGCCTAATGTAAAAATCCCACTGAGGACCTTGGTCCCTCTTAATCTACTGGACAGTTCAATGTCAAGCTTGTTTGCCAAGTCTGATGACATAGAACTTCTTGTATTTTTGCCCAGGATTTCTGCGAAGTTTGCCCAGAGAAGCTGCCAAATTATGAAGAGAAGATCAAGAACTTCTTTGAGGAGCATCTCCACACTGATGAGGAGATTCGTTACTGCGTGGCTGGAAGTGGTGAGTCCCTGATTTTCTTCTCTCGGCTTCCTATACTCTGGTTTCTattaaattctttaatttttaccTTGCCGTCCAGGTTATTTTGACGTTAGGGACCGGAATGATGCTTGGATTCGTGTGTGGGTAAAGAAAGGTGGAATGATCG
The genomic region above belongs to Rhodamnia argentea isolate NSW1041297 chromosome 6, ASM2092103v1, whole genome shotgun sequence and contains:
- the LOC115743117 gene encoding 1,2-dihydroxy-3-keto-5-methylthiopentene dioxygenase 2 — protein: MVASDKDPREEVIQAWYMDDSNEDQRLPHHREPKEFVSLKQLDELGVLSWRLDADNYETDEELKKIREERGYSYMDFCEVCPEKLPNYEEKIKNFFEEHLHTDEEIRYCVAGSGYFDVRDRNDAWIRVWVKKGGMIVLPAGMYHRFTLDSDNYIKAMRLFVGDPVWTPFNRPHDHLPARKQYLQAFVQKERSDHAVDAAA